A genomic segment from Nicotiana tabacum cultivar K326 chromosome 7, ASM71507v2, whole genome shotgun sequence encodes:
- the LOC107761708 gene encoding uncharacterized protein LOC107761708, translating into MASLKSGVLVKLLEDMKIGDENATLEDRNKPALLQIRSIVPVLEERNLLPNRGFYLKISDASHAIYVTLPQDQNELILGNKLKLGQFIYVHKLEDAEPFPLLKDLTPLPGRRPCDGTPEDIGSVPNFEKILDSSNSDFIVEKGVISEEKIMESTNLRRLSLEPSDIEEVRRKSDVLENSTANGKFRSLSASKTRPGNKRSDVERRNSDALGLVSRSWRMSVDNDSDTDSTVSSVSSSTWNSKRKSWNELKNLGAEEIFDSSVVKHNIRPPRCRSATVSPVRSVKYDSSDDNSSSISRRRLVGSAKKIVKSSTKSKNSMSKVNSEQAFHPIKGLVYDRQGAESGISWDSLPSSLVNLGKDVVKQRDIALFAAADALQEACAAERLLNSLSKFSEFHLPEEEDLQPHVDTFLDLQDDMAQTRLIMKSLTNTSPIRTGETDSSSASSDNEVTIALQRKKNAAAWIKSAVALDLSPCSTSLNQILNTMTVANTLKKSSTSSHSTKQKGASIIRTDNRNTDDISFGLTSNNDADFEWTSGSTIPAATRLVSSLQDECRKKFLCYIEKYINELERKMSLMVSDNQVAAMMYKVKRVNDWLDMIINKEAYPQKDASKEGSNLDETEIEACNRVRNKIYGILLKNVERTAMAFESSNASLHR; encoded by the exons ATGGCGAGTTTAAAATCTGGGGTTCTTGTAAAGTTACTTGAAGACATGaaaattggtgacgaaaatgcCACGTTAGAAGATAGGAATAAGCCTGCATTGTTACAAATCAGAAGCATAGTTCCTGTCCTAGAAGAAAGAAATTTATTGCCTAATAGGGGATTTTACCTCAAGATTTCAGATGCATCACACGCAATTTATGTCACATTGCCCCAAgaccaaaatgagctaattttaGGCAACAAGTTAAAACTAGGACAATTCATTTATGTACATAAATTGGAGGATGCAGAACCATTTCCATTGCTTAAAGATTTAACACCTCTCCCTGGTAGGCGTCCGTGTGATGGAACCCCTGAAGATATTGGTTCGGTTCCAAATTTTGAGAAGATTCTTGATTCATCTAATTCTGATTTTATTGTTGAAAAGGGTGTCATTTCTGAAGAAAAGATTATGGAATCAACCAATTTAAGGAGGTTATCTTTAGAGCCATCTGATATAGAGGAAGTGAGGAGAAAAAGTGATGTTCTTGAGAATAGTACTGCTAACGGTAAGTTTAGGTCATTGAGTGCTTCAAAAACTCGTCCAGGAAATAAAAGATCTGATGTTGAGAGAAGAAATTCTGATGCTCTGGGGTTAGTTAGTAGGAGTTGGAGAATGTCTGTTGATAATGATAGTGATACGGATAGCACGGTATCTTCAGTGTCATCATCGACCTGGAATTCTAAGAGGAAAAGTTGGAATGAGTTAAAGAATTTGGGAGCTGAGGAGATTTTTGATTCTTCAGTTGTCAAACACAATATCAGACCACCACGTTGTCGCAGTGCAACT GTTTCACCTGTTCGTTCTGTCAAATACGACAGCTCAGATGACAATTCAAGTTCAATATCAAGAAGAAGGCTTGTTGGTTCTGCAAAGAAAATAGTCAAGAGTTCAACTAAGAGCAAGAATTCTATGTCAAAGGTAAACTCTGAACAAGCCTTCCATCCAATTAAAGGCTTAGTGTATGACAGACAAGGCGCAGAAAGTGGGATTTCATGGGATTCCCTGCCCTCAAGTTTGGTGAACCTTGGCAAG GACGTTGTAAAGCAAAGAGACATTGCTCTCTTTGCAGCTGCTGATGCTTTGCAAGAAGCTTGTGCAGCTGAGAGGCTGCTCAATTCGTTAAG CAAATTCTCAGAGTTTCATTTACCTGAAGAAGAAGATTTACAGCCTCATGTTGATACATTTTTGGATCTTCAAGATGATATGGCTCAGACAAGACTAATAATGAAGTCACTGACAAATACAAGTCCAATTAGAACAGGAGAAACTGATTCAAGTAGCGCCAGTTCAGATAATGAAGTGACTATTGCGctgcaaagaaagaaaaatgcagCTGCATGGATAAAATCTGCTGTGGCTTTAGATCTTTCACCATGCTCCACTTCCCTCAATCAAATTCTTAACACTATGACCGTCGCCAATACATTGAAGAAGTCAAGTACATCGAGTCACAGTACCAAACAAAAAGGCGCTAGCATTATTAGAACTGACAATAGaaacactgatgacatttctttTGGATTGACATCCAACAATGACGCGGATTTTGAATGGACCAGTGGTAGCACTATCCCTGCAGCTACTCGCCTAGTTTCTTCATTGCAGGACGAGTGTAGAAAAAAGTTTTTGTGTTACATAGAGAAATATATTAATGAACTTGAAAGAAAAATGTCTCTTATGGTATCAGATaaccaagtagcagcaatgatgtATAAGGTCAAGAGAGTAAATGACTGGTTAGACATGATCATCAACAAGGAGGCATATCCTCAAAAAGACGCGAGCAAAGAAGGTTCGAACTTGGATGAAACAGAAATTGAAGCATGTAATAGGGTGAGGAACAAAATATATGGGATCCTACTGAAGAATGTAGAGAGGACTGCTATGGCTTTTGAAAGTAGCAATGCATCGTTACATCGTTGA
- the LOC107761706 gene encoding vacuolar-sorting receptor 3, translating to MGVSKIWKAAIFLGFLWLNLLFQSVVGRFVVEKNSLRVVSPDDIKGTYDSAIGNFGIPQYGGSLPGTVVYPKGNQKGCRNFDDSGISFKSKSGAMPTFVLVDRGDCFFALKVWNAQNAGAAAVLVADDVDERLITMDTPEADGSSAKYIENITIPSALIEKSFAEKLKKAVSAGEMVNVNLDWREAVPHPDDRVEYELWTSSNDECGFKCDMLMKYVKDFKGAAQILEKGGYTQFTPHYITWYCPQAFTVSKQCKSQCINHGRYCAPDPEQDFSTGYEGKDVVIENLRQLCVFKVANETKKPWVWWDYVTDFQIRCPMKEKKYNKECADAVIKSLGLDLRKIEKCMGDPNADEDNPVLKEEQNAQVGKGTRGDVTILPTLVVNNRQYRGKLEKGAVLKAICAGFEETTEPAVCLSDDVETNECRDNNGGCWQDKAANITACKDTFRGRVCECPVVDGVQFKGDGYSSCTASGPGRCKLNNGGCWHDTRDGHTYSACVDNEEGKCSCPPGFKGDGVKSCDDIDECKEKKACQCPECSCKNTWGSYECSCSGDLLYIRDHDTCISKRAREVKSAWAAVWAILIGLAMAGGGAYLVYKYRLRSYMDSEIRAIMAQYMPLDSQNEVPNHVSDERA from the exons ATGGGGGTTTCTAAAATTTGGAAAGCAGCAATCTTTCTAGGGTTTCTATGGCTGAACCTATTATTCCAATCAGTAGTGGGTCGTTTCGTGGTGGAGAAAAACAGCTTAAGGGTTGTTTCGCCTGATGATATTAAAGGCACTTACGATAGTGCAATTGGCAACTTTGGGATTCCACAATATGGTGGTAGTCTTCCCGGTACTGTGGTTTATCCAAAGGGAAACCAAAAGGGTTGTCGAAACTTTGATGATTCTGGGATTTCTTTTAAGTCAAAATCTGGTGCTATGCCCACCTTTGTTCTCGTCGATCGTGGAG ATTGCTTCTTCGCTCTGAAGGTCTGGAATGCCCAAAATGCCGGCGCCGCTGCCGTTCTAGTTGCAGATGATGTTGACGAAAGGCTGATAACCATGGACACACCTGAAGCGGATGGTTCTTCTGCAAAATACATTGAGAACATAACAATACCATCTGCCCTCATTGAGAAAAGCTTTGCAGAGAAGTTGAAGAAAGCTGTGAGTGCAGGAGAAATGGTTAATGTGAATCTTGATTGGAGAGAAGCTGTGCCCCACCCAGATGATCGTGTGGAGTATGAACTGTGGACAAGTAGCAATGATGAATGTGGGTTCAAGTGTGACATGTTAATGAAATATGTCAAAGATTTTAAGGGTGCAGCACAAATTCTTGAGAAAGGTGGATATACTCAATTCACACCCCACTATATTACTTGGTATTGTCCTCAGGCATTCACTGTAAGCAAGCAGTGCAAGTCTCAATGTATCAACCATGGAAGATATTGTGCTCCTGATCCTGAACAAGATTTCAGCACTGGATATGAAGGGAAGGACGTTGTTATTGAGAACTTGAGGCAGCTGTGTGTTTTTAAAGTGGCCAATGAGACAAAGAAGCCATGGGTGTGGTGGGATTATGTGACTGATTTTCAGATTCGATGTCCCATGAAGGAGAAAAAATATAACAAGGAATGTGCTGATGCTGTTATTAAGTCTTTAG GTCTTGATTTAAGAAAGATTGAGAAGTGTATGGGAGACCCTAATGCTGATGAGGACAATCCTGTTCTGAAAGAAGAGCAAAATGCTCAA GTTGGTAAAGGAACAAGAGGGGATGTCACCATATTACCTACTCTTGTTGTCAACAATCGACAATATCGAG GGAAATTGGAGAAAGGAGCTGTTTTAAAGGCTATTTGTGCTGGTTTTGAGGAGACTACTGAGCCTGCAGTTTGTTTGAGCGACG ACGTGGAGACAAATGAGTGCCGGGATAATAATGGTGGCTGCTGGCAAGACAAGGCTGCTAATATCACTGCCTGCAAG GATACATTTCGTGGTAGAGTGTGTGAATGCCCTGTGGTTGATGGTGTGCAGTTTAAGGGAGATGGTTATAGCTCTTGTACAG CAAGTGGACCTGGGCGATGCAAACTCAACAATGGAGGCTGTTGGCATGACACTCGAGATGGTCATACTTACTCTGCTTGTGTG GATAATGAGGAGGGAAAATGCTCTTGTCCTCCAGGATTTAAAGGTGATGGTGTTAAAAGTTGTGACG ATATTGATGaatgtaaagaaaagaaagcatgTCAATGCCCAGAATGCAGCTGCAAGAATACATGGGGCAGTTATGAGTGCAGTTGTAGTGGGGACCTACTGTACATTAGAGACCATGATACCTGCATAA GCAAGAGAGCTAGAGAAGTCAAATCGGCATGGGCCGCAGTTTGGGCCATTTTGATTGGATTGGCCATGGCTGGTGGTGGTGCTTATCTTGTATACAAATACAGATTGAGG TCGTACATGGATTCTGAGATCAGGGCTATTATGGCACAATATATGCCGCTAGACAGCCAAAACGAAGTCCCAAATCATGTCAGTGACGAACGTGCTTGA